A genome region from Cutaneotrichosporon cavernicola HIS019 DNA, chromosome: 5 includes the following:
- the pin1 gene encoding uncharacterized protein (PPIC-type PPIASE domain) — translation MSGWEVRWSNSRSLPYYYNGSTGQSTWERPADISEDAAKNLPGAKYLSANAVPEGKVRASHILAKHAGSRRPSSWKQQNITRTLPEARAQIQGYLTTIQALPADKRAAEFAKIASTESDCSSARSGGDLGFFGRGQMQKAFEDGTYALEVGEMSPLIESDSGVHIILRTA, via the exons ATGTCTGGCTGGGAGGTCCGCTGGTCcaactcgcgctcgctgccCTACTACTACAACGGCTCCACAGGCCAGAGCACCTGGGAGAGACCCGCCGACATCAGCGAGGACGCAGCCAAGAACCTTCCCGGAGCCAAGTACCTCTCGGCCAACGCTGTGCCGGAGGGCAAGGTCCGCGCAAGCCACATTCTTGCCAAGCACGCTGGGAGCCGGCGTCCCAGCAGCTGGAAGCAG caaAACATCACCCGTACCCTCcccgaggcgcgcgcccaGATCCAGGGATACCTCACCACGATCCAGGCCCTGCCGGCCGACAAGCGTGCTGCCGAGTTCGCCAAGATTGCGAGCACCGAGAGTGACTGTTCGAGCGCGCGTTccggcggcgacctcggTTTCTTCGGCCGCGGCCAGATGCAGAAGGCGTTTGAG gacGGGACTTACGcgcttgaggtcggcgagatgAGCCCCCTCATTGAGAGTGACTCTGGCGTGCACATCATTCTGCGCACTGCGTAA